The following proteins are co-located in the Noviherbaspirillum sp. UKPF54 genome:
- a CDS encoding PLP-dependent aminotransferase family protein, with translation MPISDRPSRMFAINPDSTTPLVTQIVEGMKELIASQKLRAGAKLPSIRQFADTQKVSASTVVEAYDRLVAEGYLVARQSSGFYVRYMSRGLYREEQQSLRNIRFDPLWFVRRVWESGSAEVTPGYGWVPDDWLDPDLIRRTMRNLAGKPSAQGSGYGHPKGLTALRLKVCDWLAEREIAAAPDQVLLTTGASHALELVSQYLLRPGDAVLVDEPGYSVMMSNLRARGARLVGVPWTATGPDLAALERLAAEHAPRAFFTNPRLHNPTGASYSPGAAHRVLQLADRFDFIVVEDDVSADLDVDARRSLACLDQLNRVIYLTSFSKSISPRLRTGFIAADPDAIEDLTQIKMMTGLTSSEITERLTLEILNEGRHRKQIKSLKDKLAQAQDRVCRQLVQSGLLLFAEPQSGLFVWARHPAFADSSLLCNEALDANLLLAPGHLFMEGGQSSPWMRFNVGFSDRPELFEFLGRQGCA, from the coding sequence TTGCCCATTTCCGACCGCCCTTCCCGCATGTTTGCAATCAATCCCGACAGCACCACGCCGCTCGTGACCCAGATTGTGGAAGGCATGAAGGAGCTCATCGCCAGCCAGAAGCTGCGGGCCGGCGCCAAGCTGCCTTCGATCCGCCAGTTTGCCGATACTCAGAAAGTAAGCGCCTCCACGGTCGTCGAAGCCTACGACCGGCTTGTCGCGGAGGGATATCTGGTGGCGCGCCAGAGCTCAGGCTTCTACGTGCGCTACATGTCGCGCGGCCTCTACCGCGAGGAGCAGCAATCGCTGCGCAATATCCGCTTCGATCCGCTGTGGTTCGTGCGCCGCGTATGGGAGAGCGGTTCGGCCGAAGTGACGCCCGGTTATGGCTGGGTGCCGGACGACTGGCTTGACCCTGATCTGATCCGGCGCACCATGCGCAACCTCGCCGGCAAGCCATCTGCACAAGGCTCGGGGTACGGGCATCCGAAGGGGTTGACTGCACTGCGCCTGAAAGTCTGCGACTGGCTGGCCGAGCGCGAAATTGCGGCGGCGCCCGACCAGGTGCTGCTCACCACCGGTGCCAGCCACGCGCTGGAACTGGTGTCGCAATACCTGCTGCGTCCGGGCGATGCGGTGCTGGTGGACGAGCCGGGCTACAGCGTGATGATGTCCAATCTGCGCGCGCGCGGAGCACGACTGGTCGGCGTGCCGTGGACGGCGACCGGCCCCGATCTCGCAGCGCTTGAACGCCTCGCCGCCGAACATGCGCCGCGCGCCTTCTTCACCAACCCGCGGCTGCACAATCCGACCGGCGCCAGTTACTCTCCGGGCGCGGCGCACCGCGTTTTGCAGCTTGCGGACCGCTTCGATTTCATTGTGGTGGAAGACGACGTGAGCGCCGACCTGGATGTCGACGCGCGCCGCAGCCTGGCTTGCCTGGACCAGCTCAACCGCGTGATCTATCTGACCAGTTTTTCCAAATCGATTTCGCCGCGCCTGCGCACCGGCTTCATCGCCGCCGACCCGGATGCGATCGAGGATCTCACCCAGATCAAGATGATGACAGGCCTGACCTCGTCCGAGATCACAGAGCGCCTGACGCTCGAGATTCTCAACGAAGGCCGCCATCGCAAACAGATCAAGTCTCTCAAGGACAAGCTGGCGCAAGCGCAGGATCGCGTCTGCCGCCAACTCGTCCAGTCCGGACTGCTATTGTTCGCGGAGCCACAGTCGGGGCTTTTCGTGTGGGCCCGGCATCCCGCTTTCGCGGATTCGTCTCTGCTCTGCAACGAAGCGCTCGATGCCAATCTGCTGCTAGCGCCAGGCCATCTGTTCATGGAGGGCGGGCAATCGTCGCCATGGATGCGCTTTAACGTCGGTTTTTCCGACCGGCCTGAGCTGTTCGAATTCCTGGGCAGACAGGGATGTGCATGA
- a CDS encoding porin — MKKTLLAFAVMGALAGTASAQSNVTIYGVLDIALNYADNGAAANSRTYSLDNGTQLPSRIGFKGSEDLGGGLSASFQLENGFNSDSGASTQTGRLFGRQAWVGLNGGFGSVKLGRQWAPLFLALAEIDPFEVGLAGDASLMFGAGTYPLRTDNTINYSLPSMNGFSGQASYIMGESPGSFSDNRQYGLGLGYVNGPINVQFGYHNANTTAAPVVADTKHAFIGAVYNFGPAKAHLGYGDSKLESNTPGATVKNRNWLLGLSAPVGSAGTAMLSYIRNNVRDVADANSTLIAIGYTHALSKRTSVYTSLSHTSNDSGAALNGAAANGNDPTLFNVGLRHKF, encoded by the coding sequence ATGAAAAAAACACTTCTCGCTTTTGCGGTAATGGGAGCGCTCGCAGGCACGGCCTCAGCGCAATCCAATGTCACTATCTACGGCGTGCTCGACATCGCGCTCAACTACGCGGACAACGGCGCCGCCGCGAACTCGCGCACCTACAGCCTCGATAACGGCACCCAGCTGCCCAGCCGTATCGGCTTCAAGGGATCGGAAGACCTCGGTGGCGGTCTGTCGGCCAGCTTCCAGCTCGAAAACGGCTTCAATAGCGACTCCGGCGCAAGCACCCAGACCGGGCGCCTGTTCGGCCGTCAGGCGTGGGTCGGCTTGAACGGCGGCTTCGGCTCCGTCAAGCTTGGCCGCCAGTGGGCGCCGCTGTTCCTCGCCCTGGCCGAAATCGATCCGTTCGAAGTCGGCCTGGCGGGCGATGCGTCATTGATGTTCGGTGCAGGCACGTATCCGCTGCGCACCGACAATACGATCAATTATTCGCTGCCGTCCATGAACGGATTCTCCGGCCAGGCCAGCTACATAATGGGCGAATCGCCCGGCAGCTTTTCCGACAACCGCCAGTATGGCCTGGGCCTTGGCTATGTGAACGGCCCGATCAATGTGCAGTTCGGCTATCACAACGCCAACACGACCGCGGCGCCCGTAGTCGCCGACACGAAGCATGCATTTATCGGCGCCGTGTACAACTTCGGCCCGGCCAAGGCGCATCTCGGTTATGGCGACAGCAAACTGGAAAGCAATACGCCCGGCGCGACCGTCAAGAATCGCAACTGGCTGCTCGGCCTGTCGGCGCCGGTCGGCAGCGCAGGCACGGCGATGTTGTCGTACATCCGGAACAACGTGCGCGATGTAGCCGATGCCAACTCGACGCTAATCGCCATCGGTTATACGCATGCCCTGTCCAAGCGCACCAGCGTGTACACCTCGCTTTCGCACACGAGCAATGATTCCGGTGCGGCTTTGAACGGCGCCGCCGCCAACGGCAACGATCCGACGCTGTTCAACGTCGGCTTGCGCCATAAGTTCTGA
- the gabD gene encoding NADP-dependent succinate-semialdehyde dehydrogenase codes for MLQLKDPSLLRMQAYLNGQWCDADNGETFAVTNPATGEVIGHVPNMGTAETRRAIAAANEAWRGWRAKTAKERSAILRKWNDLMLANADDLAQIMTVEQGKPLAEAKGEVAYAASFIEWFAEEAKRVSGDTLASPWSDRRLVVVKEPIGVCAAITPWNFPSAMITRKVGPALAAGCPMIVKPAESTPYSALAMAVLAERAGVPAGVFSVITGDARAIGGEMTSNPTVRKLSFTGSTEVGRLLMQQSAATIKKLSLELGGNAPFIVFDDADLDAAVEGAIASKYRNAGQTCVCANRIYVQDGVYDAFAEKLVAAVKKLKVGNGLEPGVTQGPLIDGDAVQKVELHVADAVAKGGRVLTGGKRHALGHTFFEPTVIVGVTSDMRVAKEETFGPLAPLFRFKDDAEAIAMANDTEFGLASYFYSRDIGRIWRVAEGLESGMVGINTGLISNEVAPFGGVKQSGLGREGSKYGMDDYLVIKYLCMGGI; via the coding sequence ATGTTGCAATTGAAAGATCCGTCTCTGCTGCGCATGCAGGCATACCTGAATGGCCAGTGGTGCGACGCCGACAATGGCGAAACCTTTGCCGTGACCAATCCCGCCACTGGCGAGGTGATCGGCCATGTTCCCAATATGGGCACGGCCGAGACGCGCCGCGCCATTGCCGCCGCTAACGAAGCGTGGCGCGGATGGCGCGCGAAGACGGCCAAGGAACGCAGCGCGATCCTGCGCAAGTGGAATGACCTGATGCTGGCCAATGCCGACGATCTCGCGCAGATCATGACGGTCGAGCAGGGCAAGCCGCTGGCCGAGGCGAAGGGCGAAGTGGCATATGCCGCTTCCTTCATCGAATGGTTCGCCGAGGAAGCCAAGCGCGTTTCCGGTGATACGCTGGCCTCGCCCTGGAGCGACCGCCGCCTGGTAGTGGTCAAGGAGCCGATCGGCGTGTGCGCCGCGATCACGCCGTGGAACTTCCCGTCTGCGATGATCACGCGCAAGGTCGGCCCGGCGCTGGCTGCCGGATGCCCGATGATCGTCAAGCCGGCAGAAAGCACACCGTATTCCGCGCTCGCCATGGCGGTGCTGGCCGAGCGCGCCGGCGTGCCGGCCGGCGTGTTCTCCGTGATTACCGGCGACGCGCGCGCCATCGGCGGCGAGATGACATCCAACCCGACGGTGCGCAAGCTCAGCTTCACCGGCTCGACCGAAGTGGGGCGCCTCTTGATGCAGCAATCGGCAGCGACCATCAAGAAGCTCTCGCTCGAACTCGGCGGCAATGCGCCGTTTATCGTATTCGATGATGCCGATCTCGATGCGGCAGTGGAAGGCGCGATCGCGTCCAAGTACCGCAACGCGGGGCAAACCTGCGTCTGCGCGAACCGCATTTACGTGCAGGATGGCGTGTACGATGCCTTCGCCGAGAAGCTGGTCGCCGCCGTGAAAAAGCTGAAGGTGGGTAACGGCCTGGAGCCGGGTGTCACGCAAGGCCCGCTGATCGACGGCGACGCCGTGCAGAAGGTCGAGCTGCATGTGGCGGATGCGGTCGCCAAGGGCGGGCGCGTCCTCACCGGCGGCAAGCGCCATGCGCTCGGCCATACCTTCTTCGAGCCGACCGTGATTGTTGGCGTTACGTCCGACATGCGCGTGGCGAAGGAAGAGACCTTCGGTCCGTTGGCGCCGCTGTTCCGTTTCAAGGACGACGCGGAAGCGATTGCGATGGCCAACGATACCGAATTCGGCCTTGCCAGCTATTTCTATTCGCGCGACATCGGCCGCATCTGGCGTGTCGCGGAAGGCCTGGAGAGCGGCATGGTCGGCATCAACACCGGTCTGATTTCCAACGAGGTGGCGCCCTTCGGCGGCGTCAAGCAGTCGGGCCTGGGCCGCGAGGGCTCGAAGTACGGGATGGACGACTATCTCGTGATCAAGTATCTGTGCATGGGCGGCATCTAG